The proteins below come from a single Aegilops tauschii subsp. strangulata cultivar AL8/78 chromosome 6, Aet v6.0, whole genome shotgun sequence genomic window:
- the LOC109768256 gene encoding uncharacterized protein gives MGGGDLQRRGGAVRFRMPRRRALAAGPPLLPGAAAAQGERGKSRRKKMAVARLGGGRGGFFGAVRRLRMRWVAAAYRRALRRLRAFYARALEDLLEGAAAISTMQSNYAGADCSFGTAFAPAVTAGNRY, from the coding sequence ATGGGAGGAGGAGACCTgcagcggcgaggcggcgcggtgCGGTTCAGGATGCCGCGGCGCCGGGCGCTGGCGGCGGGGCCGCCGCTGCtgcccggggcggcggcggcgcaggggGAGCGCGGGAagagcaggaggaagaagatggcggtgGCGCGGCTGGGCGGCGGCCGCGGGGGCTTCTTCGGGGCCGTCAGGCGGCTGCGGATGCGGTGGGTGGCGGCGGCCTACCGGCGGGCGCTGCGCCGGCTGCGCGCCTTCTACGCCCGGGCGCTGGAGGACCTCCTCGAGGGCGCGGCCGCCATCAGCACGATGCAATCAAACTACGCCGGCGCTGACTGCTCCTTCGGCACCGCCTTCGCGCCCGCCGTCACCGCCGGCAACCGCTACTGA